The Microbacterium horticulturae genome has a window encoding:
- a CDS encoding fluoride efflux transporter FluC, translating to MTGIWLALAVALAGGVGAACRMTLDGVIKERVRVPYPLGTTVINVSGSLVLGFVTAMAAGLGPWAVVLGTGLLGGYTTFSTASYETVRLAQEGRWRVAVANGFGMLVVALAAAALGLWLGGLAA from the coding sequence GTGACGGGCATCTGGCTTGCGCTGGCGGTCGCGCTCGCCGGCGGTGTGGGCGCGGCGTGCCGCATGACGCTCGACGGCGTGATCAAGGAGCGGGTGCGCGTGCCGTACCCGCTCGGCACGACCGTCATCAACGTGTCGGGGTCGCTCGTGCTCGGCTTCGTCACGGCCATGGCGGCAGGGCTGGGCCCGTGGGCCGTGGTGCTGGGCACCGGCCTGCTCGGCGGCTACACGACCTTCTCGACCGCGAGCTACGAGACCGTGCGTCTCGCGCAGGAAGGCCGCTGGCGCGTCGCGGTGGCAAACGGATTCGGGATGCTGGTGGTCGCGCTCGCCGCGGCGGCGCTGGGCCTGTGGCTCGGGGGGCTCGCCGCCTGA
- a CDS encoding fluoride efflux transporter FluC, translating into MTSPANTRPLHLRWSSVGLVVAGGFIGTLARYLLSIALPEWGGMPWPILLINVVGAFLLGWLLAALARRGPDVGRRRAVRLFAGTGVLGGFTTYSTFAVGTDGLFVTGDVWPGVLYAVATVLVGAAASLAGILLGARDTRARGVEDPDS; encoded by the coding sequence GTGACATCGCCCGCGAACACGCGACCCCTGCATCTGCGCTGGTCGTCGGTCGGCCTCGTGGTCGCCGGCGGCTTCATCGGCACGCTCGCACGCTACCTGCTGTCGATCGCCCTGCCCGAGTGGGGTGGGATGCCGTGGCCCATTCTGCTCATCAACGTCGTGGGTGCCTTCCTCTTGGGCTGGCTCCTGGCGGCACTCGCCCGGCGCGGTCCCGACGTCGGACGTCGCCGCGCCGTGCGCCTGTTCGCGGGCACCGGCGTGCTCGGCGGGTTCACGACGTACTCGACGTTCGCCGTCGGCACCGACGGGCTCTTCGTCACCGGCGACGTCTGGCCCGGCGTGCTCTACGCCGTCGCCACCGTCCTCGTCGGAGCCGCGGCATCCCTCGCCGGCATCCTCCTGGGGGCCCGTGATACGCGCGCACGTGGCGTCGAGGATCCCGACTCGTGA
- a CDS encoding universal stress protein, whose product MATILVGVQKGLPDAVLREAARLAHDLGADLVCAHVDLERYTVGEQLDGTAVTRSIDPDLPDEREGEFDASLAAHIDDVLAGSGVEWTGRELAGDPGHALGRLAEAVNARYIVVGTREATMRETLREFFQGSVASHLAHRQHRPVLVVPLKPVAGSEPLPWE is encoded by the coding sequence ATGGCAACGATCCTCGTCGGAGTGCAGAAGGGCCTGCCCGACGCCGTCCTGCGCGAGGCCGCGCGCCTCGCACACGACCTCGGCGCCGATCTCGTCTGCGCACACGTCGACCTCGAGCGATACACCGTGGGCGAGCAGCTCGACGGCACGGCCGTGACCCGCTCGATCGACCCCGACCTGCCCGACGAGCGCGAGGGCGAGTTCGACGCATCGCTGGCCGCACACATCGACGACGTACTCGCCGGCAGCGGGGTGGAGTGGACCGGCCGCGAGCTGGCCGGCGACCCCGGGCACGCGCTCGGGCGGCTCGCCGAGGCGGTGAATGCGCGATACATCGTCGTCGGCACCCGCGAGGCGACCATGCGCGAGACGCTGCGTGAGTTCTTCCAGGGGTCGGTGGCCAGTCACCTCGCGCATCGGCAGCATCGGCCGGTGCTGGTCGTTCCGCTGAAGCCGGTGGCAGGCTCCGAGCCGCTGCCCTGGGAGTGA
- a CDS encoding TetR/AcrR family transcriptional regulator, whose product MSEDRRRRLTPQERRAQLVALGVNFLASRPLDELTIEELSEQAEVSRGLVFHYFGSRQGLHREVVLTARDSLLRASEPRPELPALERLHDTLARIVVFVREHRGTFYSLVRGVASGDPAIREVIDQSRDENARRLLDVFIELGMPQTELLRVALRAWVGFTEEVLVELAVEAERPVEEIVDFLERSVHGVVAAVGRGR is encoded by the coding sequence ATGTCCGAGGACCGCCGCCGCCGGCTCACCCCGCAGGAGCGTCGGGCGCAGCTCGTGGCGCTCGGCGTCAACTTTCTGGCATCCCGTCCCCTCGACGAGCTCACGATCGAAGAGCTCTCGGAGCAGGCCGAGGTGTCGCGGGGCCTCGTCTTCCACTACTTCGGTTCGCGCCAGGGGTTGCACCGCGAGGTGGTCCTCACCGCGCGCGACAGCCTGCTGCGCGCCAGTGAGCCCCGGCCCGAGCTGCCTGCGCTCGAGCGGCTGCACGACACGCTCGCCCGCATCGTCGTGTTCGTGCGCGAGCACCGCGGCACGTTCTACTCGCTCGTGCGCGGCGTTGCCAGCGGCGACCCGGCGATCCGCGAGGTCATCGACCAGTCCCGCGACGAGAACGCGCGTCGCCTGCTCGACGTGTTCATCGAGCTCGGGATGCCGCAGACCGAGCTGCTGCGCGTCGCGCTGCGCGCCTGGGTCGGGTTCACCGAGGAGGTGCTCGTCGAGCTCGCGGTGGAGGCCGAGCGCCCCGTCGAGGAGATCGTGGACTTTCTCGAGCGCAGCGTGCACGGCGTGGTCGCCGCCGTCGGTCGCGGGCGCTGA
- a CDS encoding DUF6230 family protein produces MSFRSFARSHHGRVILTAVPVAAAVTLLTSGVAQGAVPVSFAVSGTQFQISASQLDGSGFSQYAGVAQDTEGANHAVAIANIKSATLTDLCQSVITDTPLGKVGLLITAGGGKTPATASDLQIGMTGLRGDSEFKNIRIGVDASTVNTKAKGSAGDFAQDADTVTIKNLEQTAWSTQASVFTLSGMSLKLTDGSKGCF; encoded by the coding sequence ATGTCGTTCCGCAGCTTCGCCCGTTCGCACCACGGGCGCGTCATCCTCACCGCCGTTCCGGTCGCCGCGGCCGTCACCCTGCTGACATCGGGCGTCGCCCAGGGAGCCGTACCCGTCTCGTTCGCCGTGTCGGGCACGCAGTTCCAGATCAGCGCCTCGCAGCTGGACGGCTCCGGGTTCTCGCAGTACGCCGGCGTCGCACAAGACACCGAGGGCGCGAACCACGCCGTCGCCATCGCGAACATCAAGTCGGCGACGCTCACCGACCTGTGCCAGTCGGTCATCACCGACACCCCGCTCGGCAAAGTGGGCCTGCTGATCACCGCGGGCGGCGGCAAGACGCCGGCCACGGCATCCGACCTCCAAATCGGCATGACCGGTCTGCGCGGCGACTCCGAGTTCAAGAACATCCGCATCGGCGTGGACGCGTCGACCGTCAACACGAAGGCCAAGGGATCGGCCGGCGACTTCGCACAGGACGCCGACACCGTCACGATCAAGAACCTCGAGCAGACGGCATGGAGCACCCAGGCATCGGTGTTCACGCTCAGCGGCATGTCGCTGAAGCTCACGGACGGGTCGAAGGGGTGCTTCTGA
- a CDS encoding DUF6114 domain-containing protein, protein MTSTAWSRFVAWCRRRPFIGGVLVMLSGVEMFFSGQLDLGHIRVQLGIEGFQATVIPIALVLLGALAVAMPAHHIFYGVLALVVAVYSLVGVNLGGFVLGMLLGCVGGVMVVAWMPRAAKRAKAEAGAAGAGEAGAGAGEAGAGAGETAPTAGADA, encoded by the coding sequence GTGACCTCCACGGCGTGGTCGCGATTCGTCGCCTGGTGCCGGCGCCGCCCGTTCATCGGCGGCGTGCTTGTGATGCTCTCCGGGGTCGAGATGTTCTTCTCGGGGCAACTCGACCTCGGCCATATCCGGGTGCAGCTGGGCATCGAGGGCTTTCAGGCGACCGTGATCCCGATCGCGCTCGTGCTGCTGGGCGCGCTGGCCGTCGCGATGCCCGCGCACCACATCTTCTACGGCGTGCTCGCGCTGGTCGTGGCCGTCTACTCGCTCGTCGGCGTGAACCTCGGCGGATTCGTGCTCGGAATGCTGCTGGGCTGCGTCGGCGGCGTGATGGTGGTGGCATGGATGCCGCGGGCCGCGAAGCGCGCGAAGGCCGAGGCAGGCGCGGCCGGTGCGGGTGAGGCCGGCGCGGGTGCGGGTGAGGCCGGCGCGGGTGCGGGTGAGACGGCCCCGACGGCGGGCGCAGACGCATGA
- a CDS encoding serine hydrolase domain-containing protein — translation MQIRSGMKRATAIVAAAVALTLGLASCSGDAAAGGLATLAPDKTLPSDTQKALQGAVEDAMTATGSSGAIVGVWVPWSGSWQKGLGTVSPDSKTPVDVDMTFRAGPITRAMTCDVLYALDDKGTVKLDDPVTDYVGGMPRFTDVTLQQLCDGTSGLGSYDTMLGGQSVTNPTRVWDPRELVGYGVGEVSGEVRPGVSYRDSDAGYQLLGLALERASGKTMRELYEEEVFDPLDMTHTELPGSAAGLPVVDSSTALHGFYLASKDKSGAYECAKQTDVSEASASYGGSDSGVVSNITDLATYVHALAARTLVKSKTRFAEPLPVSSSAPTWFTTSGGAVQVGSFIGGYGSVRGYLTAAFSDPHSGLTVAVVLNNSSAGADVVAALARELAAIAVKAPAASGEKAVAVGLPWTAEQSHDVVAGEAICSAPKK, via the coding sequence ATGCAGATCCGCTCCGGAATGAAGCGCGCGACGGCCATCGTCGCCGCCGCGGTCGCGCTCACCCTCGGACTGGCGTCCTGCTCGGGCGACGCCGCTGCCGGAGGTCTCGCGACTCTCGCGCCCGACAAGACATTGCCCTCCGACACGCAGAAGGCGCTGCAAGGCGCGGTCGAAGACGCGATGACCGCCACGGGCTCATCGGGCGCGATCGTCGGCGTCTGGGTGCCGTGGAGCGGCAGCTGGCAGAAGGGCCTGGGAACCGTCTCGCCCGACAGCAAGACCCCGGTCGACGTCGACATGACGTTCCGTGCCGGCCCGATCACCCGTGCGATGACCTGTGACGTGCTCTACGCGCTCGATGACAAGGGAACCGTCAAGCTCGACGACCCCGTGACCGACTATGTCGGCGGGATGCCGCGGTTCACCGACGTGACGCTCCAACAGTTGTGTGACGGCACGAGCGGGCTGGGGTCGTACGACACCATGCTCGGGGGCCAGTCGGTGACGAACCCGACGCGCGTGTGGGACCCGCGTGAACTGGTCGGCTACGGCGTCGGCGAAGTGTCGGGCGAGGTCAGGCCCGGCGTCTCCTACCGGGATTCTGACGCCGGATACCAGCTTCTCGGCCTCGCGCTTGAGCGGGCCAGCGGCAAGACCATGCGCGAGCTGTACGAAGAAGAGGTCTTCGATCCGCTGGACATGACGCACACGGAGCTTCCGGGAAGCGCCGCAGGCTTGCCGGTCGTCGATTCGTCGACCGCGCTGCACGGCTTCTACCTGGCCTCCAAAGACAAGTCGGGCGCGTACGAGTGCGCGAAGCAGACCGATGTCAGCGAGGCGTCGGCCAGCTACGGCGGCTCGGATTCGGGTGTCGTGAGCAACATCACCGACCTCGCCACCTACGTTCACGCGCTGGCGGCCCGCACCCTCGTGAAGAGCAAGACCCGGTTCGCCGAGCCACTGCCCGTGTCGTCGTCGGCACCGACGTGGTTCACGACCAGCGGAGGCGCCGTGCAGGTCGGCAGCTTCATCGGCGGGTACGGCTCTGTGCGCGGCTACCTGACCGCCGCATTCTCCGACCCCCACAGCGGGCTCACTGTCGCTGTCGTCCTCAACAACTCGTCGGCCGGTGCTGACGTCGTCGCGGCGCTGGCTCGCGAACTCGCTGCCATCGCGGTGAAGGCCCCGGCGGCGTCGGGGGAGAAGGCCGTGGCGGTGGGCTTGCCCTGGACCGCCGAGCAGTCGCACGACGTCGTCGCCGGCGAAGCTATCTGCTCAGCACCCAAGAAGTGA
- a CDS encoding DUF2470 domain-containing protein, with protein MPHVFDTDAVTAILTHMNGDHTDDNLLIVRAFGEPDAVSARMIGLDGEAGEWEATGVDAAATTVRVPWPGGPITERPAVRKAVVLVYREACARLGVEPRSH; from the coding sequence ATGCCCCATGTCTTCGACACTGACGCCGTAACAGCAATCCTGACCCACATGAACGGCGATCACACCGATGACAATCTGCTCATCGTGCGCGCGTTCGGCGAGCCCGATGCTGTCTCCGCACGCATGATCGGGCTGGACGGCGAGGCCGGTGAGTGGGAGGCGACGGGGGTGGATGCCGCGGCCACCACCGTGCGCGTCCCCTGGCCCGGCGGCCCGATCACCGAGCGCCCGGCCGTGCGCAAGGCCGTCGTGCTCGTCTACCGCGAGGCGTGCGCGCGCCTGGGCGTGGAGCCGCGCTCGCACTGA
- a CDS encoding heme oxygenase (biliverdin-producing) — protein sequence MSQPISFSSALRERSGAAHAGSEHSGFMSDLLRGEGTREDYIALVVQHWYVYAALEAATERMRHDPIAAPFISDRLTRLPAIEADLEFLIGPDWRDQIAPLPATRRYVERISQVGAVWAGGFVAHHYTRYLGDLSGGLFIGRVMQRRFGFETNGIGFYLFDDIADPAEFKNVYREQLDAAPWDDVERERVIDEVLLAYRFNTELFEDLAAAKDELVA from the coding sequence ATGTCGCAGCCGATCTCCTTCTCGTCCGCACTGCGCGAGCGCTCGGGTGCTGCCCATGCCGGCAGCGAGCACTCCGGCTTCATGTCCGACCTGCTCCGCGGCGAAGGCACCCGCGAGGACTACATCGCCCTCGTCGTGCAGCACTGGTACGTCTACGCAGCCCTCGAAGCCGCGACCGAGCGGATGCGCCACGACCCGATCGCAGCACCTTTCATCAGCGACCGGCTGACCCGGCTGCCCGCGATCGAGGCCGACCTCGAGTTCCTCATCGGGCCCGACTGGCGCGACCAGATCGCTCCGTTGCCGGCCACCCGCCGTTACGTCGAGCGGATCTCACAGGTCGGCGCCGTGTGGGCCGGCGGTTTCGTCGCGCACCACTACACGCGCTACCTCGGCGACCTGTCGGGCGGGCTGTTCATCGGGCGCGTCATGCAGCGCCGCTTCGGCTTCGAGACCAACGGCATCGGCTTCTACCTCTTCGACGACATCGCCGATCCGGCCGAGTTCAAGAACGTGTACCGGGAACAGCTGGATGCCGCCCCCTGGGACGACGTCGAACGCGAGCGCGTCATCGACGAGGTGCTGTTGGCCTACCGCTTCAACACCGAGCTGTTCGAAGACCTCGCCGCCGCGAAGGACGAGCTCGTCGCCTGA
- a CDS encoding ATP-dependent DNA helicase, whose translation MTAPSLSAEQEEVFRLIEDTRDHVFVTGRAGTGKSTLLQHLAWNTQKQVAVCAPTGVAALNVEGQTIHSLFKLPIGLIGTKDEPQSDATRKLLNAIDTLVIDEISMVNADLMDAVDRALRTARGRRAEPFGGVQVVMFGDPYQLAPVPPRGDEARYVSDHYRSFWFFDAHVWAGEAPDSSGLLDLGRHGAELHIRELRDIHRQSDPGFKAMLNAVRHGHVTADIAKVLNDTGARRPPEQVAGEPPIITLATRNDRVTAINQKHLNALPGRAQTAMADVSGDFGRGDAYPADVELQLKIGAQVMFLRNDVASKGGPPRWVNGTIGTVTRIAGDTVRVDVDGEEHDVEPSVWEKFRYAYDPRTKALTRDIAAEFTQFPLRLAWAVTIHKSQGKTYDRAIIDLGAGAFAPGQTYVALSRLTSLDGLYLTRPLRPRDIQVDPDVQRFMAGVRAGAV comes from the coding sequence GTGACCGCTCCCTCCCTCTCCGCCGAGCAGGAGGAGGTGTTCCGCCTCATCGAAGACACCCGTGACCACGTGTTCGTGACCGGTCGCGCGGGCACCGGCAAGTCGACGCTGCTGCAGCACCTCGCCTGGAACACGCAGAAACAGGTCGCGGTCTGCGCCCCGACCGGTGTCGCGGCGCTGAACGTCGAGGGGCAGACCATCCACTCGCTGTTCAAACTGCCGATCGGGCTCATCGGCACCAAAGACGAGCCGCAGTCCGACGCGACCCGCAAGCTGCTGAACGCGATCGACACGCTCGTGATCGATGAGATCTCGATGGTGAACGCGGATCTGATGGATGCCGTCGACCGGGCCCTGCGCACGGCGCGGGGCCGGCGCGCCGAGCCGTTCGGCGGTGTGCAGGTCGTCATGTTCGGCGACCCGTACCAGCTCGCTCCGGTGCCGCCGCGCGGCGACGAGGCACGCTATGTGAGCGACCATTACCGGTCGTTCTGGTTCTTCGACGCGCATGTGTGGGCGGGGGAGGCCCCCGACTCTTCGGGTCTGCTCGATCTCGGGCGGCATGGCGCCGAGCTGCACATCCGCGAGCTGCGCGACATCCATCGTCAATCCGATCCGGGGTTCAAGGCGATGCTCAACGCGGTGCGGCACGGTCACGTGACCGCTGACATCGCGAAGGTGCTCAACGACACCGGCGCACGGCGCCCGCCCGAGCAGGTCGCGGGAGAGCCGCCGATCATCACGCTCGCCACGCGCAACGACCGGGTCACGGCCATCAACCAGAAGCATCTGAACGCCCTGCCGGGGCGCGCGCAGACGGCGATGGCCGACGTGAGCGGCGACTTCGGGCGCGGCGACGCCTATCCCGCCGACGTCGAGCTGCAGCTGAAGATCGGGGCGCAGGTGATGTTCCTGCGCAACGACGTCGCGTCGAAGGGCGGGCCGCCGCGCTGGGTGAACGGCACGATCGGCACGGTGACGCGCATCGCGGGCGACACCGTGCGGGTGGACGTCGACGGCGAAGAGCACGACGTCGAGCCCAGTGTCTGGGAGAAGTTCCGCTACGCGTACGACCCGCGCACGAAGGCGCTGACCCGCGACATCGCGGCCGAGTTCACGCAGTTTCCGCTGCGGCTGGCGTGGGCGGTGACGATCCACAAGTCGCAGGGCAAGACCTACGACCGCGCGATCATCGACCTCGGCGCGGGAGCCTTCGCCCCCGGGCAGACGTACGTGGCGCTGTCGCGGCTGACCTCACTCGACGGGCTGTACCTGACGCGCCCGCTACGGCCGCGCGACATCCAGGTCGACCCGGACGTGCAGCGGTTCATGGCCGGGGTGCGGGCGGGCGCGGTCTGA
- a CDS encoding cytochrome c oxidase assembly protein, translating into MLRAAGPALLVVAAFVAALWALAYGGGAATLPLGDPGPVVRWGLPLVTMIVNLTAAGMCGTLVTALFGLKVGEKPFELALAVASLSAGVFTVASATTGFLTFVLTFNPTVGLDNTFGSQLGTWLTTTEAGITWLITTLAGAVLTILTYVVRGWTATLLVAILALASLVPMGTQGHSGDLASHNIAVTAMILHMIGAAVWVGGLVLLIVVRPLLDKDQMADLLGRYSTIAIIAFVVVAVSGVARAIVGLGGLDGLFTSGYGQLVLVKTAALVLLGLLGAVYRTRLISRVRRDAASRRRFWSFVVVELAIMGLASGVAVALARTPPPAGAQVPLSETPAEILTGAPLPPELTLARWFTQWEIDLLWALVCAFGAFFYLAGVRRLHRRGDKWPVQRTVFWLLGLALLAWVTCGPLNAYQDYLFSVHMMGHMLLTMAIPMLLVPGAPVTLALRAIDKRHDGTRGAREWIMWAVHSPYAKVITNPIVAAAIFAGSLWIFYFTDLLRWAMYDHLGHEWMIVHFLISGYLFVQSLVGIDPVPSRLPYAMRIVILILVMATHAFFGITIMMHSGLMVAEWFGSMGRTWGATPMADQYVGGGIAWSVGEIPTLILAVIVGIEWARNDEKVQKRRDRHADRTGDAELVAYNERLAAMADRDARAAEREARLGS; encoded by the coding sequence GTGCTGCGGGCGGCCGGACCCGCGCTCCTCGTCGTGGCCGCGTTCGTCGCGGCGCTGTGGGCGCTCGCCTATGGCGGAGGGGCCGCGACCCTGCCGCTGGGCGACCCGGGGCCGGTCGTGCGCTGGGGACTGCCGCTGGTCACGATGATCGTGAACCTGACGGCCGCGGGCATGTGCGGCACGCTCGTGACCGCTCTGTTCGGCCTGAAGGTCGGCGAGAAGCCGTTCGAGCTGGCGCTGGCCGTGGCATCCCTTTCCGCCGGTGTCTTCACGGTGGCCTCGGCGACCACCGGATTCTTGACCTTCGTGCTCACTTTCAACCCGACGGTCGGGCTCGACAACACGTTCGGCTCGCAGCTGGGCACCTGGTTGACCACGACCGAGGCAGGCATCACCTGGCTCATCACGACGCTCGCCGGCGCGGTGCTGACGATCCTCACGTACGTGGTCCGTGGCTGGACGGCGACGCTGCTCGTTGCGATTCTCGCTCTCGCGTCGCTGGTGCCGATGGGCACGCAGGGGCACTCGGGCGATCTGGCGTCGCACAACATCGCGGTGACGGCGATGATCCTGCACATGATCGGCGCCGCCGTCTGGGTCGGCGGACTCGTGCTGCTGATCGTCGTGCGTCCGCTGCTCGACAAGGATCAGATGGCCGACCTGCTCGGCCGCTACTCCACGATCGCTATCATCGCGTTCGTCGTCGTGGCCGTCTCTGGCGTCGCCCGGGCGATCGTCGGCCTGGGCGGGCTGGACGGCCTGTTCACCTCGGGATACGGCCAGCTCGTGCTCGTCAAAACCGCAGCGCTCGTGCTGCTCGGCCTGCTGGGAGCCGTGTACCGCACGCGGCTGATCTCGCGGGTGCGGCGGGATGCGGCATCCCGCCGTCGATTCTGGAGCTTCGTGGTCGTCGAGCTCGCGATCATGGGCCTGGCCAGCGGTGTCGCGGTCGCGCTCGCGCGCACGCCTCCGCCGGCGGGCGCCCAAGTACCGCTGTCGGAGACACCGGCCGAGATCCTCACCGGGGCGCCGCTGCCGCCCGAGCTGACCCTCGCGCGCTGGTTCACCCAGTGGGAGATCGACCTGCTCTGGGCGCTCGTGTGCGCGTTCGGCGCCTTCTTCTACCTCGCCGGCGTCCGTCGGCTGCACCGGCGCGGCGACAAGTGGCCGGTTCAGCGCACGGTGTTCTGGCTGCTCGGGCTCGCGCTGCTGGCGTGGGTCACCTGCGGGCCGCTGAACGCGTATCAGGACTACCTGTTCAGCGTGCACATGATGGGGCACATGCTGCTGACGATGGCGATCCCCATGCTGCTGGTGCCGGGCGCCCCGGTGACGCTCGCGCTGCGCGCCATCGACAAGCGCCACGACGGCACGCGTGGCGCCCGCGAGTGGATCATGTGGGCCGTGCACAGTCCGTACGCGAAGGTCATCACGAACCCGATCGTGGCGGCGGCCATCTTCGCCGGGTCATTGTGGATCTTCTACTTCACCGACCTGCTGCGCTGGGCGATGTACGACCACCTCGGCCACGAGTGGATGATCGTGCACTTCCTCATCTCGGGCTATCTGTTCGTGCAGTCGCTGGTCGGCATCGACCCGGTGCCGTCGCGGCTGCCGTACGCGATGCGCATCGTCATCCTCATTCTGGTGATGGCCACGCACGCGTTCTTCGGCATCACGATCATGATGCACAGCGGGCTCATGGTCGCCGAGTGGTTCGGGTCGATGGGGCGCACCTGGGGCGCGACGCCGATGGCCGACCAGTACGTGGGGGGCGGCATCGCCTGGTCGGTGGGCGAGATCCCGACCCTGATCCTCGCGGTGATCGTGGGCATCGAATGGGCGCGCAACGACGAGAAGGTGCAGAAGCGCCGCGATCGGCACGCCGACCGCACCGGCGACGCCGAGCTGGTCGCCTACAACGAGCGGCTCGCTGCAATGGCCGATCGCGACGCGCGCGCGGCCGAGCGCGAGGCCCGGCTCGGATCCTGA
- a CDS encoding HU family DNA-binding protein gives MADKSITKTELVASIASATGQSQATVSGVLDSLFATVSEAVAKGSKVSIPGWIAFEQVATAARTGRNPQTGAEIKIPAGKRVKVTAGSKLKAAVK, from the coding sequence ATGGCTGACAAGTCCATCACCAAGACCGAGCTCGTCGCGAGCATCGCGAGCGCCACCGGCCAGAGCCAGGCCACCGTCTCGGGCGTCCTGGACTCGCTCTTCGCCACGGTCTCCGAGGCCGTCGCCAAGGGCAGCAAGGTCTCGATCCCCGGCTGGATCGCCTTCGAGCAGGTCGCTACCGCTGCCCGCACCGGCCGCAACCCGCAGACCGGCGCCGAGATCAAGATCCCGGCCGGCAAGCGCGTGAAGGTCACCGCCGGCTCGAAGCTGAAGGCAGCCGTCAAGTAA
- the rpsN gene encoding 30S ribosomal protein S14: MAKKSKIARNNQRAEVVARYAEKRAELKKQLIDPNATDEQREAARVGLQKLPRNASPVRLRNRDVIDGRPRGNLSKFGISRVRFRDMAHRGELPGVTKSSW; encoded by the coding sequence ATGGCCAAGAAGAGCAAGATCGCGCGTAACAACCAGCGTGCCGAGGTCGTCGCCCGCTACGCCGAGAAGCGCGCCGAGCTGAAGAAGCAGCTCATCGACCCGAACGCGACCGACGAGCAGCGCGAGGCCGCTCGCGTCGGCCTGCAGAAGCTGCCGCGCAACGCGTCGCCGGTTCGTCTGCGCAACCGCGACGTCATCGACGGTCGCCCGCGCGGCAACCTGTCGAAGTTCGGCATCTCGCGTGTCCGCTTCCGCGACATGGCGCACCGTGGCGAACTGCCCGGCGTGACCAAGTCGAGCTGGTGA
- the rpmG gene encoding 50S ribosomal protein L33: MAKKAQDVRPIIKLRSTAGTGYTYVTRKNRRNNPDRIVLKKYDPVVRKHVEFREER; encoded by the coding sequence ATGGCCAAGAAGGCACAGGACGTCCGTCCGATCATCAAGCTGCGTTCGACCGCGGGCACGGGGTACACCTACGTGACGCGCAAGAACCGCCGCAACAACCCCGACCGCATCGTGCTGAAGAAGTACGACCCGGTGGTGCGCAAGCACGTCGAATTCCGAGAGGAGCGCTGA
- the rpmB gene encoding 50S ribosomal protein L28 yields the protein MAAVCQVTGAVPGFGHNISHSHRRTKRRFDPNVQKKTYYVPSLGRKITLNVSAKGIKVIDARGIESVVKDLIAKGVKL from the coding sequence ATGGCTGCAGTGTGCCAGGTGACCGGAGCGGTTCCCGGCTTCGGTCACAACATCTCGCACTCGCACCGCCGGACGAAGCGCCGCTTCGACCCGAACGTGCAGAAGAAGACCTACTACGTGCCGTCGCTCGGTCGTAAGATCACGCTCAATGTGTCCGCCAAGGGCATCAAGGTGATCGACGCGCGCGGCATCGAGTCGGTCGTGAAGGACCTGATCGCGAAGGGTGTGAAGCTCTGA